The DNA window ACCCTGGGCTGCCATGGAGCGCGGACGCGCCAGCCTCCCGAACGTCGCCCTGAATTCTGTTTAGGACGTTGATGACCAGGTCTCTGGACAGTGAAATCAGGGTCCGCACAGGATGTTTGTGAGACCAGGTACGTAGTTTCGGTGCGATTGGACACCAACGTCGTGCTTCCGGAAGCACGAGCAGGAGGTTCCAGGAGCACGAGCAGGAGGTTCCAGGAGCACGTGCAGGAGGTTCCAGGAGCACGTGCAGGAGGTTCCGGAAGCACGAGCAGGAGGTTCCAGAAGCACGAGCAGGAGGTTCCAGAAGCGCGTGCAGGAGGTTCCAGAAGCACGAGCAGGAGGTCCCAGAAGCATGAGCAGGAGGTCCCAGAAGCACGTGCAGGAGGCTCCAGGAGCGCGTGCAGGAGGTTCCAGGAGCGCGTGCAGGAGGTCCCAGGAGCGCGTGCAGGAGGTTCCAGAAGCACGTGCAGGAGGTCCCAGAAGCACGTGCACATGCTTCCGGAAGTACGAACAGGAGGTTCCAGGAGCACGAGCAGGAGGTTCCAGGAGCACGTACACGTGCTTCCGGAAGCACGTGCAGGAGGTCCCAGAAGCATGTGCAGGGGGTCCCAGAAGCACGAGCAGGAGGCTACAGAAGCACGAGCACGTGCTTCCGGAAGCACGTGCAGGAGGTCCCAGAAGCACGAGCACGTGCTTCCGGAAGTACGAGCGCTTCATCTCCTGGGACGCACTGTCCGACCCTGTTCACTCTTGAGGCAGGGGTTCGAGCCATGCTGCCATAGGTATTGCTCGGGCCCATTGTATTCCAATCCATGGAGAAGCTGTGCCTACCACTGACGAGATCCGTTCATTTTGCGATGAGATTCTGCGTCAAGAAGCAGCCCACATGGCTGGCAAGTCTGATTCCGAGATAGAAGCAAGGCAGTCACGGATCTCGGAGAGCGAGTTTGCTCACCGCCTGAGAGCCAGGTTCATTGACCTCGACACTTTCCTCAACGCGCAGGGTAAGTCGAGTGAACGCGATATCGTTTCCGATACTTTTCGCCTGGAGATCGAAATTCAGTATCTGGCGGATCGGTCCTCTCAGGGCGAAGACGTCCCCATGGGCGATTGGCAATGGCTAATTGGCAGCAATCCACGTTTGCCGGCCAGGGATTTTGTCAGGCTCTGGTGGCTCATTCTGCCGCGCGTTGGCTACGGCTTCGGCAGCACGGGCGCCGGGAAGGGTGCAGCAAAGGAGACCGGACGCTGGAACGTTCAGGATTGCCTGTCCTTCACTCCAAGAAGCGATACCGTTCATCTTCCATACATTCCCATTGTCGAGGCAGTCTGGCCCAGAGGCCGACGCAACGATGTGCCAAGTCCAGCGCTGAAGTTTTGTCGATCGCCAATGAGGGAGACGATTCTGGAGACAGAGTTGAATGGAAATCTTGTCCTGGTACGCGCCGATGTACTGGGAGATCCCTACAATGATTCTGTCTGGGGGATGTTCTATGCGCCTGTCACAGAGGATGAGGCAAATGCACTTCCTCACCATGTACGATTGCGTTGAGGAGAGTCGAAACCCTGGCGCCGCTGGCACCCACGTCCCCTGACCTGGCGCCGTCTTGACGGTTCATGCCCCACGGGCGAACTTCTCCGCGAACTCGATCGCCGATTTCTACGGATCGAATCGCTCCGTCACACGCGGATCTCGGCGTGAACCATGGCCCCGCCGTCCCCGAAGAGGAGGTGCCCTTCGGGAACGTCTTCGTTCATCCAGCGGCGTGTGCGGTGTTCGAGGCGAGCCAGGCCTTCCCGGAGCAGGACTGCTTCGCCTGCCACCAGGAGCACGCGGCCGTCGCTCACACCTTCGTGCAGTTCTACCCCACGCTGTACGAGATCGCGGCGACGCACGGCACGCTCCGCCCGGATCTTGCCAATTGAAGCGTCACGTCACTGCGGCAGCACCTCCGCCGGAATGGAGCGCGACATGAGCACGCGGTTGATGTAGCTGGCGTCCTCGTCCTGCTGGCCAGCAGTTCCAAGGAACCATCCCTGGGCGGCCACGATGCTCGAACCACGGTCGCGGCGCGTCGGCTTCACGGTGTGAACCAAGCCCTGGTGAGGAACGACCTCGATCGAGACGATGGTGTCCTCATCCCCGTCGAGGGTGAGCAGCGTGTCACCGACGTCGAGATCCTGAGCATCGACGAGGCGCCCCTGTCCCTGGACGATGGGTTGCTCGCTGGTGACCTGAAGGCGCCTGCCGGATGCGGTGCGGATCTCGTGGACGACCAGCGCGTCATCGCGCAGAGCAGAAGGTGGGAGGAAGGCCTCGGCGTCCCCTGTTTCCACGTGGAGCGTGGCGCCGGGGGCGAGCACCGTCGGCGCGGATGTCGCCTCGCGCTGCGTCGTGGGCAGGGGCGTGCTCTCTCGTGGAATGACGAGGCCCTGCGTCGAGGTGTCAGGGGTCGCGGTGCAGTATGCATTGACGTAGAAGGTCGCGCTCGTGGAGCCATTGGCCCTGTAGAGATGGCAATCCGCCCCCTGGCCGACATGAATGCGTGGCTGGAGGGGCAGACCACTGCTGGTCGAAGGCTGCGTTCCGAAGATCGGGTACATGGGCCTTGTGCGTTTGTAATGGTCTTCCTTCGTCCAGAGGGCGAGGCCATCTTCGTCGCGGAGCTGTATCGGAAGTGGGGAGGCGGCGGTGTACAGGCGATCGATGAACGCGAGGTTCACCGCATAACCGAGTGCAACGCTCGTGAAGGTCCTGAAGCCTGTGGGGTTGAGAGATGGCCAGTCCTCCAGGTATTCGATCAAGCGCTCATTGCCATTGCGTGATGGGCCGCCATCGACGATCTGGGCAGGCGACGGTGTGCTGGCCTGAAAGAACATCGCATCGAGCGCGCAGGTGCGTGCCCACGCAATCCGCCTCCTTGCTTCAGCCGGGCTGAGGCTGTCGTCCATGCAGCGTTGCTCGACGTTGATGATGGCATTGTCTGCCCGTGCCTCAGGGCAAGCGAGCAAGCTCGCTACGACCATTCCAAGGATCGAACGCAGGCTGGTCGAGGTGTGCAACAGGGCCTCTTTCAATGGCTGAAGGCATGTCGATCGAGCAACGAGACCCCTTTCGGGGCTACGCAGGCCTAAGGAACGGTGCTCGGCTCAGGCGGCCAGGCCTTGAAGTTCGGCACCTGGAGCAAAACCATGTCTCTGCCCCCCAGGTTCGGCTGGCCAGGCACCAGGTGTCCGTTCGTGTAGCCAGCGACGAAGACGTTGCCGCAACCATCCACCGCCACGCCAGCGACGTGATCCTCTTCCGGTGAACCCGCCTGCCAGACGGCTGGCGGCGCGATCATCGTGTGCTGTGTGTCGAACCGGAGGACGAACATGTCCTCACCGCCGCGGTGCTGGTGTCCAGGGAAAGCGCCGTAGGTCAGCCCGGCGACGTAGACGTTGCCTTGCGCATCGAAGGCCATCGACGTCGGCCAGTCGCTCTCGCTCGTGCCGTACTGCGCAATCCACAGCGTGGCCCCCGTGGCTGGATCGAGCCTGGCGAGGAACACGTCCTGCTGTCCGAAGGTTCTCTCTCCGAGGGTCAGGAACGTCGCGCCGGTCACGTAGAGGCTCCCGTCGGGGGCCATCGCCACGGCATTCACCGCGTCGACGGCGATCGGAGAGAGGACGCGCCGCCAGTCCTCCATGACGCCACCGTCGGGCTTGCGGGCGAGCTTCTGCACGAAGGCGCCGCGGCCGGTGCCGCCCATGAGCGCGCCTCCGACGTACACGTGATGGAACCCGCCGGGGGCCACCGCCACGCTGGTCAAGAGATCGGGGTCGGGGGCTGTGGACTGCCGCCACCAGGTCGTCGCGAGGGCGTCGGAGGAGGCGTCGACGTCGGCGCGCACCAGGGTTCCGTTCTCGAAGTCGTACACGGCGGAGATGGGGGCATGGATGTCGTCGTATCCAGCGACGAAGACGGCGCCGTCCGGATCGACGACGACCTGTCGGGGGTGCTGCGGTCGCTCGTTGCCCGCTTGGTGGAGCGTCAGCGCCTCGCCGCTCGTGGAGACTTCGGCGATCACGAGGTCGAAGGACCCCTGGTTCGCGAAGCCCGGGAAGCTGCCGGTCGTGCGCCCGGCGACGACGAGCTTCCCGTCGGCTCCCTCGTCCGAGCGCGGGTGAAGGACGAGGCTCTCGCCGCTCTCCGCGCCCGGCGTGTCCCAGACTTGCTTCCAGGCTTGCCGCCCCGAGGGGTCGAACCGGGCGGCTACCATGCGCGCATTCCCGTTGGGGACGAGGTTGGTGCTGGCGAACCCTCCCCTCTCGTAGCCCGTGACGTAGAGGTTGTCGTCGCGGTCGATGATCAGGGCCGTGATCTCGTCATGGAGGGGCGTGCCGAGCTGGAGATCACCCTTCCAGGCCCCGGCGCAGGCAGGCGGTCCTTCGCCTGCGTCTCCGTCTGCTTCCGCGGACCCTCCGCCGCCCTGGGCCGCACCGCCCTGGCCTCCAGCGCCTGCCGTGGCGTCGCACGGCAGGGGCGGCGAGGGGTCGGGGTCGCTGGTGGGTACGCTGCTGGAGAACAGCTCGAGGCAGCCACCCGCCGAGCAGGCGATGAGGGCGGGCAAGAGGGCGTGAAGAGAGCGGAGCGAGGGAACCATGCGCGATCTCCGGGTGCGGGTCGTCCTGCGGGCTTCAGGGGGCAATGGCTGCGTCGCGGATTCGCTGCGCTCGCGCCTGGACGTCGTCGCGAAGGAAGAGCAAGAGCTTCTCCAGACGGCTCCCCCGCGCCCTGTCGACGAGGGCGAGGGCGCGGTCCTGGCTGTGCTCGTGGAGCAAGGTGAACAGCTCGCGCTTGTTGCCGGCGAGGGAGTACCGCATGTCCAGGCCGAGCCCTTCGCGGAAGTTGTCTTCCAGGACGAGCTCTTCGATGACGCCGAGAATGGCTTCACGGCTGGGGTTCGCCTCCCAGGCCAGGGCGTCGTCGAGGTAATCGATCTCCATCAGACGGCGCGTGTTGTCGCGCAGGTTTTCTCGGCTCTCGGGTGGGTGGGAGAGATCGCCTCGGACCTTGGCGAGCATGGCCGGGTCCGAGAGCATCTTCTGGTAGGCGGCGCGGCCTTCCGTATCGAGGAGCACGCGGTTGCGGTAATGGGCGATCAGCGCGAGTTCACGGTCCCCGTCCACGGCGAGGCGCACGACGTCCGCGAGATACCGTGCGTCGTCGCGCATGGCCTCGGGCTCGACCCAGGCGGGTCGGACGTCGGCGGGGGGGGCGATGGGAAGCGTGCTCGCCAGGCGGTGCGTCGTCGCTCGACGCGGCTGCTCGGAAGGCTCGTGAGCGGCGGCCGGGGTGGGTGCGGGAGCGGGGGTGTCGCGGCGTCGTCCCACCAGCACGAGGCTGATGGCCGAGATGACGATCCCTGCCGTCAGTAACGCTCTGGCATCGATTCTGCGCATCATGACATCGCTCCCTTGGCCATCCCGGGTGGCCTCCTGCGTCCATCACGCACGAGAGACCGTGCTCGACCCCTGGAGAGGAGCACGGCCGTCCCTGCGTCGCTCATCCGGAGCGGAGTCTCACTGCGGAAGCACGTCTTCGGGGATGGAGCGCGTCATGATGACGCGGTTGATGTAGCCGACGTCATCGTTCTGGTAGGCGGATGAGCCGACGAGGAAGCCCTGGGCGATCAGGAGGTTCGAGACCCTGTCGCGGGTGGCTGGCTTCAGGTTGTAGACCTTGCCTTCATGGGAGACGACCTCGATGGAGAGGATGGGGTCTTCGTTCCCTTCGATGTCGAGCAGGGCGTCACCGGCCCGCAGGGTTTGCGCCTGGACGAGCCGGCCCTCTCCCTGGATGACGGGGTGCTCGTTCGTGACCCGGAGGAGCCCACCGGATTCGGTACGAATCTCGTAGATGATGTGCTCGGAGTCGCGGAGCTCGGCGGTGTAGGTGGCGACCTTGTTCCTGGAGAGCGTCACGTCGTCCAGCGTGGCCGAGGGGGCGAGCGTCATCATCTCCGGGGTGCGCTCCAGGAGCGCCGTCAGGATGGGCTTGTAGCCGTCGGGAAAGAGGACTTCCTGCTCCGGGGTGTAGCAGCTCGATGTGCAGTAAGCATTGATATAAAAGGTGGTGCTGACAGTTCCATTCGACTTATAGAGATTGCAATTCAGTGGTCCGTTCTTCGTGACTCTCGGGAATAGTGCCTCCCCCTCCAACTCGGTAGTATGTGTACCGAACGTCGGATACATCGGGCGGGGGCGCTCTTTGCTTTCGTCTTCGCTCCAGAGTTTGAAGCCGCGCCCATCGAGGGTCTGAGCGATGGGGCCAAACGAATAGAGCTTCGTGACGTAGATCGAATTGATCTCGTAGCCGAGGGCGAAGAGAGAATAGGCCCGGGCACCGGTCGGATTGGAGCTGGTCAAGTCTTCGAGATATTCGATGAGAGTCCCATTGTTGTTGCTGGATGGCATGAGCGTGTCGATGATCCGGGAAGACGCTGGCGTTGTTTTCTCCTGGTTGGACATGCTTTCCAGGCCGCAAGCGCGAGCCCATGCAATCCTGAGCCGTGCCTCGGTAGGGCTGAGCGAGTCGTGCTCACATCTGCGATCTATCTCTGCCAGCGCATGCGCCTGCGAACATAAGCTCGATACGGTGCCGACGAGCGCAATGGACAAGAATACGCCATTTCGTGTGCTCATTGGATGTCCTCCCCTGAACTCGGTTTGCGTTCGTTCATTCGGATGCGGGGCGGTGTCTGGTTCTCTACGTCGCCATCTCCGCATTCGGCGGAACGGTCCCGCAAGAAGTGCGCGCTGCCCACCCGACGAGCAAAGCTATGACCCGCGGGTGCTCATCGGGCGAGTGAAAACAGGCAGCTTTCGCACGTTTCACCGCGGTCGTGCTCGCTCTCCGTCGCAGCCGCATGCCCTCGACCGAGCTGGTTCGCGTCCGAGCATCGCGCTGCTGCGCCACGGCTCTTCGCCGCGGACCGAGAAGGTCACGCCGCGGTCTCGCGGATGTCCTGGCTGGCACCTGGGCGGGGGGAACCCAGCGTCACGTCCTCGTCCCTGGGTCCCCTCCGCGGCCGTCGCGCAGCCGTTGGCCGATCAGGCCGGGTCTTCGGGCACGTAGAGTGCGCTGCCCACGCCACGGAACTCCGCGGCCTTCTCCTGGAGGCCGGCGGCGAGC is part of the Chondromyces crocatus genome and encodes:
- a CDS encoding SBBP repeat-containing protein, encoding MVPSLRSLHALLPALIACSAGGCLELFSSSVPTSDPDPSPPLPCDATAGAGGQGGAAQGGGGSAEADGDAGEGPPACAGAWKGDLQLGTPLHDEITALIIDRDDNLYVTGYERGGFASTNLVPNGNARMVAARFDPSGRQAWKQVWDTPGAESGESLVLHPRSDEGADGKLVVAGRTTGSFPGFANQGSFDLVIAEVSTSGEALTLHQAGNERPQHPRQVVVDPDGAVFVAGYDDIHAPISAVYDFENGTLVRADVDASSDALATTWWRQSTAPDPDLLTSVAVAPGGFHHVYVGGALMGGTGRGAFVQKLARKPDGGVMEDWRRVLSPIAVDAVNAVAMAPDGSLYVTGATFLTLGERTFGQQDVFLARLDPATGATLWIAQYGTSESDWPTSMAFDAQGNVYVAGLTYGAFPGHQHRGGEDMFVLRFDTQHTMIAPPAVWQAGSPEEDHVAGVAVDGCGNVFVAGYTNGHLVPGQPNLGGRDMVLLQVPNFKAWPPEPSTVP
- a CDS encoding Hint domain-containing protein; the encoded protein is MSTRNGVFLSIALVGTVSSLCSQAHALAEIDRRCEHDSLSPTEARLRIAWARACGLESMSNQEKTTPASSRIIDTLMPSSNNNGTLIEYLEDLTSSNPTGARAYSLFALGYEINSIYVTKLYSFGPIAQTLDGRGFKLWSEDESKERPRPMYPTFGTHTTELEGEALFPRVTKNGPLNCNLYKSNGTVSTTFYINAYCTSSCYTPEQEVLFPDGYKPILTALLERTPEMMTLAPSATLDDVTLSRNKVATYTAELRDSEHIIYEIRTESGGLLRVTNEHPVIQGEGRLVQAQTLRAGDALLDIEGNEDPILSIEVVSHEGKVYNLKPATRDRVSNLLIAQGFLVGSSAYQNDDVGYINRVIMTRSIPEDVLPQ